The Planococcus halocryophilus nucleotide sequence ATGCAGTGATGTTTTTAATTTTTTTAAAGCTAGTCGTATTCGACTCTTAACAGTTCCCAGTGGAATATCACACATATCTGCAATTGTTTCATGTGTATGTCCTTTAAAATAGAACAAATCAATCATTTTTTGTTGTTCTGCCGATAAATGCTGAACAGCCATTTCAATCTGAGTTTTCTTTTCTTGCCACACTACTTGTTGTTCAACTGGTTCATCGTTGCTAACCATTTGACTTGCCTCTTCAATTGGAACAGTAGGTTTTTTTCTTTTTCTTATCAAATCAATGGCCGTATTTTGCGCCATTCTGAAAAGCCAAGAAGAGAATTTCCCTTTACTTTCATCGTATACCCCTTTACCACGCCAAATCTTTATAAATACTTCCTGTAATGCTTCTTCAGCCAATCCTCGGTCTTCGAGCATTTTATAAAGAAAAGAGAAAAGGATTTTTTCATAGCGGTCGTACAATTGTTCAAGTGCATCTTTATCTTGTTCACTTACGCGCAAATACAAGCTTGTATCGGTACTTTTTTCCATCCCCTGTCTCCTTTTTTACTTATTTCGTATTACTACCTTACTATACTTCCCGCTACAGGAAAATCATTTCTTTTTACAAAGCTTTTATTAATAGATACCAAGTAACAACTGTCGCTAGTTTCTTTTGATTTCTTACTTATACTACGTATAAATCGGCTATTTAGTTCACTAGAATCGAAAAAATATAATTGTCTTTTATTAAATGAATAATTTTCATATAGTAAAAAAAGCAAAAAAGCCAAATGGCTCTTCTGCGATTGCAACTATTTTATTATTCAGGATTACGGCATTCAATGGTTAAGAATAGCCCACCGTAATAGGACGTAACTTTTTCCACCTTTAAGCCTGAGCGCTTTACTAGTTCAAGCGTATCCCGATCTAGATGACATCCATCACACAGCTTTTTCCAGACCGGAGTTAACACTTCTTGCGTTTTGCCTATGGCTTCTTGGTCAACTTTAACGTGTTCAAAAAAAAGCACTTTCCCGCCTGGTTTACTGGCTCGCTTTATTTCTTCAAGTGCTTTTATCGGATATGGGATTGTGCAAAAAACCAATGTCGCAACAATCGTATCGAAACTATTTTTTTCAAATGGCAGTTCTTCTGCTTCTGCCTCGTACGTATAAATTGGCACGTGTGCTTTTTTAATTCGTTTCGCTGCGTGTTTGCTCATCTCGGGGTTCGGTTCGATCGCATCTACTCTTTCGACGTCTCGGTAATAAGGAAAATTAGCCCCTGTGCCAAAACCAATTTCTAACACTCGGCCTTGCGCTTTTCGGACAAGATTAGCCCGAACTTTTTCAAATCGTGTTTTTTCTAACGGCTTCATTGCAATATCATATAGTGCAGGAAATAATTTAGACATAATCGTTCAACTCCCACTTGGATTAACTAATAACTTATAATTTTTTATCGTGAAGTTAATAGGACTGATTTTTTTAGATAAGTAACCACCTGAAAAACCGACAACTTCTTATAAGAAGTTGTCGGTTTTCAGGTGGTTATTTTTTTGTGTCATTAACAAATGGGCCATATTCGCTACGACCATGTTGAACAGACAACCATTTTAATGTAGTGAATTCTTCTAATACCCATTCTCCATTAAAGCGACCAAGACCTGAATCTTTTTCGCCACCAAACGGCATATGTGCTTCATCATTGACTGGCTGATCGTTAACGTGAATCATACCCGTGTGAATTTGATGCGCGATATTCGTGCCGCGTTCAATATTTCCAGAATGAACAGCCCCGCTCAATCCAAATGGATAAGCATTTGCCATTTCAATCACTTCTTCATCATTATCAAATGGGATCAATATTGCTACTGGTCCGAAAATTTCATTTTCTGCAAGCGGCATATCGTTTGTCACGTCTGTTAATACCGTGGGCTCTAAAACATTTCCATCAGCCTGGCCTCCAAGACGCAATTTAGCACCTTGTTCAACAGTTGCATCAATGTCTTTAAGAATACGATCTACTTGATCACGGTTGATCAAGGGCCCAACTTGAGCGCCTTCTTCAGTAGGATTACCAAATTTCAGTTTTCCAGCTCGAGCAATAAATTGTTCTGCGAATTCGTCATACAGATCTCGATGTACGAAAATACGGTTGATAGACATACAAATTTGACCTTGATGATAAAATTTACCGAACAAAGCAGAATCTACCGCTTGATCGACATTAGCGTCATTTAGAACAATAAAGTTATTATTACCGCCAAGCTCTAACGCAGTTTTCTTTAATGCGCCTCCAGCTAATTCTCCGATGTGTTTCCCTACAGGCGTTGAGCCAGTAAAAGAAATTAATCGAGGAATTGGATGCGTTACGATATCATCCCCTATTTCTGAACCACGCCCTACAACTACATTTAATAAGCCTTTCGGCAATCCAGCTGCTTCAAAAATACTCGCAAATAATAATCCACCCGTTACAG carries:
- a CDS encoding RNA polymerase sigma factor is translated as MEKSTDTSLYLRVSEQDKDALEQLYDRYEKILFSFLYKMLEDRGLAEEALQEVFIKIWRGKGVYDESKGKFSSWLFRMAQNTAIDLIRKRKKPTVPIEEASQMVSNDEPVEQQVVWQEKKTQIEMAVQHLSAEQQKMIDLFYFKGHTHETIADMCDIPLGTVKSRIRLALKKLKTSLHGMQERGAYDD
- a CDS encoding class I SAM-dependent methyltransferase, which encodes MSKLFPALYDIAMKPLEKTRFEKVRANLVRKAQGRVLEIGFGTGANFPYYRDVERVDAIEPNPEMSKHAAKRIKKAHVPIYTYEAEAEELPFEKNSFDTIVATLVFCTIPYPIKALEEIKRASKPGGKVLFFEHVKVDQEAIGKTQEVLTPVWKKLCDGCHLDRDTLELVKRSGLKVEKVTSYYGGLFLTIECRNPE
- a CDS encoding aldehyde dehydrogenase family protein, with the protein product MKTDYSKIYIDGEWTTGSSDSQMKNTNPFTGEELVTTQAADKSDLDKAYKAAAKAQVAWSKELPQKKQEILEKVLEVMQENKEFIIDWLVKEAGSTVFKATAEFGVSVNILKEATTFPFRMEGKILPSRQAGKENRVYRNSIGVIGIISPWNFPFHLAIRSIAPAIATGNAVVIKPATDTPVTGGLLFASIFEAAGLPKGLLNVVVGRGSEIGDDIVTHPIPRLISFTGSTPVGKHIGELAGGALKKTALELGGNNNFIVLNDANVDQAVDSALFGKFYHQGQICMSINRIFVHRDLYDEFAEQFIARAGKLKFGNPTEEGAQVGPLINRDQVDRILKDIDATVEQGAKLRLGGQADGNVLEPTVLTDVTNDMPLAENEIFGPVAILIPFDNDEEVIEMANAYPFGLSGAVHSGNIERGTNIAHQIHTGMIHVNDQPVNDEAHMPFGGEKDSGLGRFNGEWVLEEFTTLKWLSVQHGRSEYGPFVNDTKK